Part of the Pyrobaculum calidifontis JCM 11548 genome, AAAGTGGGGCGCCACCGCCTTAGGTAGTTGTAGGACCCCCACGACCAGTAGAAGGAGGGCACGTGGGGCGCCACCCCCTCCTCCGCGGTGAAGAGGCCAAGCGCTATGGGCACGTCCTCTGCCACTAGCTCGCTGAAGGCCACCACGGCGGCTTCTACGCCGGCGCAGTTGTCCGTTGCCCCCGACAGCCAGTGGTCCCAGTGGGCAGACACCATTGGGGTATTTTCAAAACTGTTAAAGGCGATTAAGCTGTAGCTATACGTGACCCTAGTCTGTACATTTACCTCGAGGCGGCCTCTCTCGCCTAAGAGGCCTTTGACGCCTTCTATGCTTGCGACGGGCACCGGCGGCGGCGCTGAGTCTAGCTTAAACCCAAGCTCGCTGGTGACCACCACCCGCCTAGGCGGCGACCCCGTAAAGATGACTGCCGCCGCCCCCCTCCTCGCCGCGTCTATTACGACGTATTTGGCGTCGTCTAAGTCTTGTGGAAACTCCGCCACGGCTATGTTGCCCTCCACGTCGCCGTCCACTGGCACAAGCCTCCCCTCCACCACCGCGCCCCTTGAATATGGCATTGCCAATCCCCGCAACTCGGCGCCCCCCACCTCCAGCCTAGTGCCCACGTCGCGCCAGTAGAGCACCTCCACTGGCGAGAGGTGAAACCACACGCCTGGCGCGTCTAACGCCGTAATAAGCCACTGCAGAAACTCCCTCTCCTCCGGCGACCCCGCCACCAGGTCTGTAAAAGAGGTGCAACGGGAGAAAACTTCCACGGCCTCGGGGAAGATAAACGTTTTAAATTATCTCACCCAGCCTATTAGGCGGGTTTGTTGACTCGTGAAAGATAGAACCCGGCCTGATTAGTGATGGGGCTCCGCCTCGTTTGGCCGCGTTTCTACCTCCTTGTAGCTTACCGCGAGCAGTATTTGGTCTAGCTTTGTGGAGACCTCTCTGAGGACTTTTGCCACGTCGTCAGACGTTTGGCTCTTCTGCAGCGCCTCCACCGCCGACTTAAGTTGTTTAACTACGTCAACTAACTCGTCTAGTCTACGGAAGGCGCGCAGTACGCCGTCGACATCTTCTCTAAGCTGATCCACCTTCCGCATGTTTACGTAAAGCGCTAGCACTATGGCGTCCTGTAGCTCTAGCCTCTTCTTCTTCTCCAATTTCTCAAAGGCCTCAGCCGCCAACATCTTTATCGCCGCCTCTGCCTTCTTTATGTAATCTTCCACGAAGAGCTGTAACCCTATTTTTTAAAAACACTACTTACAACGCGCCTCACCTCGCGCAAAGCCTCTTCACTCTCCTCGCCAGGCGCCGGCTCTGCTCCTCTGCCAGCGACGCCCGCCAAAAGGCTCCCCAACGCCGAGGCGAACACCTTAGGCGTAGAGGTACACTCTATAGATATGTAGAACTGCCGCCCCCTAAGCGCTTCCCCAAGCTTGTAGAAGAGGTACTCGCCAGCGAAGAAGTGCCCCGTGGGGTCTTCCCTATGTATATCAAAGCCAAGGTGTATTGCCAAGGGTCCCTCCGCCTTTAGCACGTGGGATATGGCCAGCCAAAAGCTCCTGTCCCCGGCGCCAGGCGGCATGGGAATGGCCACTGCCTTGTGTCCACGCCTATGTATATACCTCTGAGGGGGGCCGTCGGCGCCGCCGTATATTAAATACAGCGGAAATTTATACTCCATATGCGCCTCCCACGTGCCGCGCGGAAAGTGGCCGTCTATAGACACAACAGCGGCGCCTAGCTTCCTCGCTATATAGACAACGGCGTTGAAGAAGTGGCCACCTCTAGCCGCGTGGGGCCCCGCCATCATTGTGCCACCTATGTAAAACACCGCCTGCCTCTTGCCCAAGGCGGCGTTAGCCACGGCAACGGCCAAGAGCGGGCGCTCGCCAGCCCTCTTGGCAGCCCGCAGAAAGATCTCGCTGTGCACAAGCAGTAAGTCCTCCCAGGCGCCCACCCCTTCCACAGCCTCCGCGCCCATTTCTCTCAACGCCTTGGCAGGCCACTCGTCGAATTTGACATGTGTAAGCAACACGGCAACACTACGCCAGCTATAAATAACTGCGACAACAAAGATAAATACCGCAGTGGTTATGGCCTCAATGCAGGGGTTCTAGAACTAGAGAAGAGGCTCTACGAACTGCTTAAAAAGCGGGCAAAGTACAACGTCCCGCCGCTCATCGACGGCCCCCTTGCCACAGTCATAGCTGCCGAGGTCGGCAAATTGCACAAGCCCACTGTGGCCTACCTCGGCCCAGAGCGCTCATTCACGTGGGAGGCGGCAGTCGCGCTGTTTCCCCACGGCGTGTATAAACCGGCTAAAACCATCACCGACGTGTTTAAGGCCGTTGAGGCCGGCGACGCGTTGTACGGAGTTGTCCCATTTATAAACAGCCTAGAGGGGCCCGTGGGGGAGACCGTAGACGCCTTAGCCACCCACGACTTGAAGATTGTGGCAATGGGCGAGCTTAGGATTGTGCTCTGCTTGGCAAAGAAGGGCGTGCCGCGTGTTGTTTATACGCACCCCCACGCGGCGGCGCAGGCGCGCAGAGCGCTACAAGCCCTAGGCGCAGAGGTGGTCTACACCGCGTCGACCTCGGAGGCGGTTAGGGAGTTCGAGAAATGCGACAACTGCGCCGTCTTAGCTTCTCCAAAGGCGTTGGAGGGCGTGGAGAAGACCTGCGGCGTTGAAGACGCTGAGAGCTACACGAGGTTCGCAGTAGTTTCGCGAGAAGGCGGCGTGGGGGAGAGGGCGCTACTCATATTCGCAGTGCCAAACGTCCCCGGGGCGCTCCACAAGGCGCTGGGTCCCCTCGCGAGGCGCGGGATAAACATGACCCTGATCTACTCCAGGCCCACGAAGCTCTCCCCCTGGGACTACTACTTCTTGGCGGAGGTGCAAAGCGGCGAGGGGCTGGAAGAGGCCTTGGAGGAGATGGGCCACTACACCACAATGCTAAAAGTGGCGGGCAGATACAACATAGTCACAATACAGCCAACTCAGCCCTGACGCCTTCTAGCGCCTTCTCAACCTCCTCACTAAACTGCACCTTTTCCCTCAAGCGTTGCACATAGTCAACCACGGCTGATACAAGCTCTACCACTGCCCTCGCCGCCTCCTCCCTTGTGCGGTACTTGATCAACGCCATGTCTGGGTCTGGTCCGTGGTATTGGTAGTCGTGGAGATTTAGCGCCAAATTCGTCCACGCAGACACATCTCGGTACCCCAATTCTCTCAACATCTGCGAAAGCGGTATCATCTTCGTAGTGGGGACTCGGGGCACCGCCCTCTCCTCTAGCCACCTCCTCTCCTCTTCTGTCTTTGCCAAGGCCTTCAGCCGCTCTAGCTCAAGCTTGAGGAGGACCGCCAGCACAGTCCTCCACGCCTGGAAGGCCTTTCCAGCCGCGTTGCGAGTAAGGCCGCGTCTGAGGAAGTCAATGGCAAGCTTGGTCTCCACCAACGCTTCGAGTAGGCGGGCAGAGGCGTAGTCGGCGGAGGAGGGCTTTGGAAGAGGTCTCTCTATGGCTTCGTACATGGGGTTTATGGTCGGCTTTGTTTATGAGCTAAGTGTTATAAAGGGGGCCTCCCTCTTTTTCATGTATGGTGTGGCTGGTGCCGTTGTATATATTGATCTCTCAACTGGGCGCGTTGAGAAGATAAAGTTGGGGGAGGAGGTTTATAAAAAGTTTTTGGGCGGTGTGGGGCTTGGCGCTTGGTTCCTCCTTTCTAGAATGGCGAAGGGCACGGACCCCCTGGGCCCTGGCAATGTGCTTGGATTTGTCTCAGGCTTGTTGAATCTTTCCAACGTGCCTCTCGCAGGGAGGTTTATGGCGGTGGGCAAGTCGCCTCTCACCGGCGGCTGGGGAGACGCAAACGCTGGCGGGAGGTTTGGCCCCAAGCTTAAGGAGGCTGGGTTTGACGCAGTTTTCATTTGCGGCGTTTCTGAGAAGCCCGTCTACATACTTATCGAGAACGGCGAGGTGTACATAGAATCTGCGGCAGATCTGTGGGGGAAGACGACGAAGGAGACCGAGGACGAGCTTAGGCGGAGGCACAGGGGGGCGCAAGTGGTATCCATAGGCCCCGCCGGGGAGAAGCAACAGTTGGTGGCGGCTATTATAAACGAGTACGGTAGGGCTCTGGGGCGGTCGGGCCTTGGAGCAGTTATGGGGAGCAAGAGGCTTAAGGCCGTGGTAGCAGTTGGAGACAAGCGCGTCGAGGTCTACGACAGAGATCTTCTGAGACAGAAAATTGTGGAAATAGTCCAGCTACAGAAGGGTCCCCGCGCCAGGGCGGCGGAAATTTGGCACAAGTATGGGACCTTATACACGCTGGAGCCCAGCATACTCTCCGGCGACACGCCTCTGTACAACTGGAGGGGGCTGGGCTACGAGGAGGTGAAAAGGCTGGCAGAGGTCTACAAAGCAGACTACTTCATTAAGGACAATGTAAAGCCGTATGCCTGCGCCTCGTGTACTGTGGCATGCGGCGCGTTGATTAAAAGCCGCACCAAGTATGGAGAAGTGGAGGGCCACAGAGCTGAGTACGAAACCGCCTCTCTCTTTGGCCCAGCGCTACTAAACCTAGACCGCGACTCCGTGGTGTATATAAACGAGCTCTGCAACCTCTACGGCCTTGACACCATCTCCACGGCCAACGTAGTGGGCTTTGCCATGGAGCTCTACGAGAGGGGGGTATTGAGCGAGCGCGAAGTGGGCTTTCCACTGAAGTGGGGCGACGCCGAGGCGGTTATAAGGCTGGTGGAGCTCATTGGAAAAGGCGAGGGGATAGGCAGAGTCTTGGGCCAGGGGGTGAAAAAGGCCTGTGAAATAATTGGCAAAGGCGCGTGTGAGTATGCCATGCACGTCGGCGGCCAAGAGCTCCCGGCGCATCACGTGAAATATCTGCCGGGCCTAGCGGTGACGTATGTGGCAGACCCAACCCCGGCGAGGCACACAGCCGGCGGCGTACACTTCATGGGAGAAGGTGGCAGATCTACGTGGACACAGTTCGACTTTGGGATAAACTTTGGCAAAGTAGAAAAGTACGCCTACAAAGACAAGGGCAGAATAGCGGCTGTGTACGCAAAGGCGGCTCAGGTGGAAAACTCGCTGGGGTTCTGCGCATTTTCATCTCAAGTGGTATTCCGCACGTTGCCCTACGTGGAGTTGATATA contains:
- a CDS encoding M28 family peptidase, translating into MEVFSRCTSFTDLVAGSPEEREFLQWLITALDAPGVWFHLSPVEVLYWRDVGTRLEVGGAELRGLAMPYSRGAVVEGRLVPVDGDVEGNIAVAEFPQDLDDAKYVVIDAARRGAAAVIFTGSPPRRVVVTSELGFKLDSAPPPVPVASIEGVKGLLGERGRLEVNVQTRVTYSYSLIAFNSFENTPMVSAHWDHWLSGATDNCAGVEAAVVAFSELVAEDVPIALGLFTAEEGVAPHVPSFYWSWGSYNYLRRWRPTFLVNIDVVGVGTPRIYAPPYLHGQLERLGPVENPQAYFDSVHYERWGLPSVTISSLWDTWDVYHSPLDSQADYENVLYAADLAKRIVKIGPATPSVRVEEYGLPPVEDPHEAWSLVYNYLTLFKDFSHSDVAYVNVFETLKRGSEYRRIDVFGGPTLCVGDCSHALEVYREAAALGLLHFL
- a CDS encoding arginase family protein, whose translation is MLLTHVKFDEWPAKALREMGAEAVEGVGAWEDLLLVHSEIFLRAAKRAGERPLLAVAVANAALGKRQAVFYIGGTMMAGPHAARGGHFFNAVVYIARKLGAAVVSIDGHFPRGTWEAHMEYKFPLYLIYGGADGPPQRYIHRRGHKAVAIPMPPGAGDRSFWLAISHVLKAEGPLAIHLGFDIHREDPTGHFFAGEYLFYKLGEALRGRQFYISIECTSTPKVFASALGSLLAGVAGRGAEPAPGEESEEALREVRRVVSSVFKK
- a CDS encoding prephenate dehydratase; its protein translation is MLKKRAKYNVPPLIDGPLATVIAAEVGKLHKPTVAYLGPERSFTWEAAVALFPHGVYKPAKTITDVFKAVEAGDALYGVVPFINSLEGPVGETVDALATHDLKIVAMGELRIVLCLAKKGVPRVVYTHPHAAAQARRALQALGAEVVYTASTSEAVREFEKCDNCAVLASPKALEGVEKTCGVEDAESYTRFAVVSREGGVGERALLIFAVPNVPGALHKALGPLARRGINMTLIYSRPTKLSPWDYYFLAEVQSGEGLEEALEEMGHYTTMLKVAGRYNIVTIQPTQP
- a CDS encoding PaREP1 family protein, with translation MYEAIERPLPKPSSADYASARLLEALVETKLAIDFLRRGLTRNAAGKAFQAWRTVLAVLLKLELERLKALAKTEEERRWLEERAVPRVPTTKMIPLSQMLRELGYRDVSAWTNLALNLHDYQYHGPDPDMALIKYRTREEAARAVVELVSAVVDYVQRLREKVQFSEEVEKALEGVRAELAVL
- a CDS encoding aldehyde ferredoxin oxidoreductase family protein, giving the protein MYGVAGAVVYIDLSTGRVEKIKLGEEVYKKFLGGVGLGAWFLLSRMAKGTDPLGPGNVLGFVSGLLNLSNVPLAGRFMAVGKSPLTGGWGDANAGGRFGPKLKEAGFDAVFICGVSEKPVYILIENGEVYIESAADLWGKTTKETEDELRRRHRGAQVVSIGPAGEKQQLVAAIINEYGRALGRSGLGAVMGSKRLKAVVAVGDKRVEVYDRDLLRQKIVEIVQLQKGPRARAAEIWHKYGTLYTLEPSILSGDTPLYNWRGLGYEEVKRLAEVYKADYFIKDNVKPYACASCTVACGALIKSRTKYGEVEGHRAEYETASLFGPALLNLDRDSVVYINELCNLYGLDTISTANVVGFAMELYERGVLSEREVGFPLKWGDAEAVIRLVELIGKGEGIGRVLGQGVKKACEIIGKGACEYAMHVGGQELPAHHVKYLPGLAVTYVADPTPARHTAGGVHFMGEGGRSTWTQFDFGINFGKVEKYAYKDKGRIAAVYAKAAQVENSLGFCAFSSQVVFRTLPYVELIYAFTGLKFTPQELLEVGHRIQTMRKLFNIREGVNPTQWKLPKRALEYPKEGPLSDVKMTEEDVELMRREYYEEMGWDPATGAPRRATLEKLGILDLAEGLDLPP